The following coding sequences are from one Mastomys coucha isolate ucsf_1 unplaced genomic scaffold, UCSF_Mcou_1 pScaffold9, whole genome shotgun sequence window:
- the Esco2 gene encoding N-acetyltransferase ESCO2 — protein MATFTPRKRKRYTLNAAADDDSLLTDISSSKLRFPGNLFPSPNKKHNCQSSVQKEDKSCSHQYHFTSSPFKTTENNRLSFASHSSLFKPAVSTVSFYNKNKYYLNPLDRKLIRECRSVCLATKNEDKPFPSVTENIQRKPVCTKKNKKTQKSLRAKYQPSSKHIKSISRKLKNSKPSQVIYKPVVDKENSGFPAGNRPNSPPRVLSQKIKPQATLQGGAAFFVRKRNALKKLPLGDKPPEVTEDAPEAKQVPKSLLVDEKSNVELQDARSKNEEELRKNPSGAVVSSKECKLDKHFPSENSLDENKTISPAESVYPIFSVSSVSTKRSLPEEPSSVGSTTCTNFLKQTNVQKNINSRDIPNKGGKDQFVIDAGQKHFGTTMCKSCGMIYTASNPEDEMQHLQHHHRFLEGIKYVGWKRERVVAEFWDGKIVLVLPRDPSYAIKKVEDVQELVDLELGFQQVVPMCPNKTKTFLFIDEKRVVGCLIAEPIKQAFRVLSEPGATKECSRAWRCSDVPEPAICGISRIWVFRLNRRKRIARRLVDTVRNCFMFGCFLSTNEIAFSDPTPDGKLFATKYCNTPNFLVYNFHS, from the exons ATGGCAACTTTTACTCCAAGGAAGAGGAAGCGATATACACTgaatgctgctgctgatgatgacaG cCTATTAACAGATATTTCATCAAGCAAATTAAGATTTCCTGGAAATCTCTTTCCATCACCTAATAAGAAGCATAATTGCCAAAGCAGTGTTCAAAAGGAAGACAAGTCTTGCTCCCACCAATACCATTTCACTTCAAGTCCATTCAAAACAACTGAAAATAATAGGTTGTCATTTGCAAGCCACAGCTCATTATTTAAACCAGCTGTGTCCACTGtatctttctacaataaaaataaatactatctCAATCCACTGGACAGGAAGTTGATAAGAGAGTGTAGATCTGTTTGTCTAGCAACTAAAAATGAAGATAAACCTTTTCCCAGTGTGACAGAAAATATTCAGAGAAAACCAGTCTGCaccaagaagaataaaaaaacccagaagagtTTAAGGGCCAAATATCAACCAAGTTCTAAGCACATCAAGTCTATATCAAGAAAGCTGAAAAATTCCAAGCCAAGTCAAGTGATCTATAAGCCAGTTGTGGACAAAGAGAACAGTGGTTTTCCAGCAGGAAATCGTCCAAATTCTCCTCCTCGGGTTCTAAGccagaaaataaaaccacaagcTACACTTCAAGGTGGAGCAGCATTTTTTGTTAGGAAAAGAAATGCTCTTAAAAAGTTACCTCTGGGAGATAAGCCACCAGAGGTCACTGAAGACGCTCCAGAGGCAAAGCAAGTACCAAAGTCCTTGTTAGTGGATGAGAAATCCAATGTTGAGCTACAGGATgcaagaagtaaaaatgaagaggAACTGAGGAAG AATCCTTCAGGTGCAGTAGTTTCTTCAAAAGAATGTAAACTTGATAAACATTTTCCTTCAGAGAATTCACTTGATGAGAACAAGACAA TTTCTCCAGCAGAGTCTGTCTATCCTATCTTCAGTGTTTCTTCAGTGAGCACAAAAAG GTCTCTACCTGAAGAACCGTCTTCTGTGGGATCTACCACATGTACTAACTTCTTGAAACAGACAAACGtacagaaaaatattaattcCAGAGATATTCCaaataaaggaggaaaagacCAGTTCGTCATT GATGCAGGTCAGAAACATTTTGGGACGACTATGTGTAAGTCTTGTGGCATGATCTATACTGCTTCCAACCCTGAAGATGAAATGCAACATCTCCAACATCACCACCGATTTCTGGAAGGAATTAAATACGTG GGCTGGAAAAGAGAACGAGTAGTAGCAGAGTTTTGGGATGGGAAGATTGTGTTGGTCCTGCCTCGTGATCCAAGTTATGCTATCAAAAAG GTAGAAGATGTCCAAGAACTTGTGGATCTGGAATTGGGTTTCCAGCAGGTGGTTCCCATGTgtccaaacaaaaccaaaaccttccTCTTTATTGATGAAAAGAGAGTAGTTGGATGTTTAATTGCGGAACCCATCAAACAG GCCTTTCGTGTCCTGTCAGAACCAGGTGCCACTAAAGAATGTTCTAGAGCTTGGCGGTGTTCAGATGTGCCAGAACCTGCAATTTGTGGAATAAGTAGAATCTGGGTCTTCAGACTAAATAGAAGAAAACGCATTGCAAGACGACTCGTTGACACTGTCAG GAATTGCTTCATGTTTGGCTGTTTCCTCAGCACTAATGAAATTGCATTTTCTGACCCAACACCAGATGGCAAATTATTTGCAACTAAGTACTGCAACACCCCGAATTTCCTTGTATATAATTTTCATAGCTAA